From Rudanella lutea DSM 19387, a single genomic window includes:
- the katG gene encoding catalase/peroxidase HPI, with protein MSGQLKQIAGGGTRNQDWWPNQLKLNTLRQHSELSNPLGESFDYAEAFKNLDYDALKQDLHALMTDSQDWWPADFGHYGGLFIRMAWHSAGTYRVGDGRGGAGAGMQRFAPLNSWPDNVSLDKARRLLWPIKQKYGQKISWADLMILAGNVALESMGFKTFGFGGGRADVWEPQEDVYWGSETTWLGNDARYGKGSPGVAGHGVVSSDEDPGRPKHSRPLEDPLGAAHMGLIYVNPEGPDGNPDPVAAAHDIRETFGRMAMNDEETVALIAGGHTFGKTHGAASSDHVGKEPEAASIEEQGFGWTNSYGSGKGPDTITSGLEVTWTTTPTKWSNNYFENLFGFEWELTKSPGGAHQWVAKDGPEIIPDAYDPNKRHKPTMLTTDLSLRFDPAYEKISRRFLENPDEFADAFARAWFKLTHRDMGPRARYLGPEVPAEELLWQDVVPAVDHALIDEADAAALKANILASGLSVSDLVTTAWASASTFRGSDKRGGANGARIRLAPQSNWAVNNPPRLQKVLGILESIQQEFNAIQTGDKKVSLADVIVLAGCAAVEKAAADAGQPVQVPFTPGRTDASQEQTDVQSFGYLEPAADGFRNYRNTRVRVATEELLIDKAQLLTLTAPELTVLVGGLRALDANYDGSKHGVFTSRPGQLTNDFFVNLLDMNTAWKAMDDSKETYLGTDRATGQPRWTATRADLVFGSNSELRAVAEVYGSSDAQAKFVKDFVAAWNKVMNLDRFDLK; from the coding sequence ATGAGCGGTCAATTGAAGCAGATAGCTGGTGGCGGTACCCGCAATCAGGACTGGTGGCCTAACCAACTGAAACTAAATACGCTGCGGCAGCACTCGGAGCTGTCGAACCCACTGGGCGAATCGTTCGACTATGCCGAAGCGTTTAAGAATCTGGACTATGACGCCCTGAAGCAGGATCTGCACGCACTCATGACCGATTCGCAGGATTGGTGGCCCGCCGACTTCGGGCATTATGGCGGTTTGTTTATCCGTATGGCCTGGCACAGCGCAGGCACCTACCGCGTGGGTGATGGTCGTGGGGGAGCCGGTGCCGGTATGCAGCGTTTTGCTCCGCTCAATAGCTGGCCCGACAACGTAAGCCTTGATAAAGCGCGTCGGTTGCTGTGGCCTATCAAGCAGAAATACGGTCAGAAGATCTCCTGGGCCGATCTCATGATTCTGGCCGGTAACGTGGCACTGGAGTCGATGGGTTTCAAAACGTTTGGCTTTGGCGGTGGCCGCGCCGACGTTTGGGAGCCGCAGGAAGATGTATATTGGGGTTCTGAAACAACCTGGCTCGGTAATGATGCTCGCTATGGCAAAGGCTCACCAGGTGTGGCTGGCCACGGCGTGGTATCGTCGGACGAAGACCCCGGCCGACCCAAACACTCACGCCCACTCGAAGACCCGCTGGGAGCGGCACACATGGGCCTGATCTATGTGAACCCCGAAGGCCCAGACGGCAACCCTGATCCGGTAGCGGCTGCACACGACATCCGCGAGACCTTTGGCCGTATGGCCATGAACGACGAAGAAACCGTTGCGCTGATTGCTGGTGGACACACCTTCGGTAAAACGCACGGAGCCGCTTCGTCTGACCACGTAGGGAAAGAGCCGGAAGCCGCTTCGATTGAAGAGCAGGGCTTTGGCTGGACCAACAGCTACGGCAGCGGTAAAGGCCCCGATACCATCACGAGTGGCCTCGAAGTGACCTGGACCACCACGCCAACGAAGTGGAGCAACAACTACTTTGAAAACCTGTTTGGTTTTGAGTGGGAACTGACCAAGAGCCCCGGTGGAGCGCATCAGTGGGTAGCTAAAGATGGTCCCGAAATTATCCCGGACGCCTACGACCCCAACAAGCGGCACAAGCCAACCATGTTGACCACCGACCTCTCGCTGCGGTTTGATCCGGCCTATGAAAAAATTTCGCGTCGTTTCCTGGAAAACCCCGACGAGTTCGCTGATGCCTTCGCCCGTGCGTGGTTCAAACTGACCCACCGCGATATGGGTCCACGTGCCCGCTACCTGGGTCCTGAAGTGCCGGCCGAAGAACTGCTCTGGCAGGATGTCGTACCAGCGGTTGACCATGCGCTGATCGACGAAGCCGACGCAGCAGCCCTGAAGGCAAACATTCTGGCATCGGGTCTGAGCGTATCAGATCTGGTTACAACAGCCTGGGCGTCTGCCTCGACGTTCCGGGGGTCCGACAAACGCGGAGGTGCCAACGGTGCCCGCATCCGGTTGGCTCCGCAAAGCAACTGGGCCGTGAACAACCCGCCCCGTCTGCAAAAAGTGCTGGGTATTCTGGAAAGCATTCAGCAGGAATTTAACGCGATTCAGACGGGCGACAAGAAAGTATCGCTGGCCGATGTGATTGTGCTGGCGGGTTGCGCAGCCGTTGAGAAAGCCGCAGCCGACGCCGGTCAACCCGTTCAGGTGCCCTTCACACCGGGCCGCACAGATGCCTCGCAGGAGCAGACAGACGTCCAGTCATTTGGTTATCTGGAACCGGCAGCTGATGGCTTCCGCAACTACCGCAATACAAGAGTGCGCGTTGCTACCGAAGAATTGCTGATCGACAAAGCGCAACTGTTAACGCTGACGGCCCCTGAACTGACGGTGCTGGTAGGCGGTTTGCGGGCCTTAGACGCCAACTACGATGGCTCGAAGCATGGCGTATTCACAAGCCGCCCCGGCCAACTCACCAACGATTTCTTCGTAAACCTGCTCGACATGAACACCGCCTGGAAAGCGATGGACGACAGCAAGGAGACTTACCTGGGCACCGACCGCGCTACCGGCCAACCCCGCTGGACGGCCACCCGCGCCGACCT
- a CDS encoding DoxX family protein: MAITFLLSQLYHQAKQNRWMRYFTGFNRVALALGFLPSGYVKIAGERFTSLSNNHPMGHYLEALFHTGYYYTFIGVAQMTAAVLLLIPRTALLGALLYFPIILNICILSFSVRFDGSLVSSPLMVLANLYLLCWDYDRLKVILQPDSRTVLVNRSKGLSNEFPLAFFAGVLVTVVTVGFTVLNLFDMKPYNTLNDCQQNCRDSRNPVACAEFCDCIHRQGQPLNRCLDAYNRAVAAQAK; the protein is encoded by the coding sequence ATGGCAATTACGTTTTTACTGAGTCAGCTATACCATCAGGCCAAACAAAACCGCTGGATGCGGTATTTCACGGGGTTCAACCGGGTGGCCCTGGCGCTCGGTTTTTTGCCGTCAGGGTATGTAAAAATTGCGGGGGAGCGGTTTACGTCGCTGTCGAACAACCACCCGATGGGGCATTATCTCGAAGCCCTCTTTCATACCGGTTACTACTACACGTTTATCGGTGTGGCGCAAATGACGGCCGCTGTCTTGCTGCTTATTCCCCGAACCGCCCTGTTGGGAGCCTTGCTGTATTTTCCCATCATTCTGAATATTTGTATTCTGTCGTTTTCGGTGCGGTTCGATGGGTCGCTGGTATCGTCGCCGTTGATGGTGCTGGCCAATCTGTATCTGCTTTGCTGGGATTACGACCGCCTGAAGGTCATTCTCCAGCCCGACTCCCGTACGGTACTGGTCAATCGCTCGAAAGGGCTTTCAAACGAGTTTCCCCTTGCCTTTTTTGCGGGTGTGCTGGTTACGGTGGTTACGGTGGGCTTTACCGTATTGAACCTGTTTGACATGAAACCGTACAACACCCTGAACGACTGCCAGCAGAATTGTCGGGATAGCCGTAACCCAGTGGCCTGTGCCGAGTTCTGCGATTGTATTCATCGGCAGGGGCAACCGCTCAACCGTTGCCTCGATGCGTACAACCGGGCAGTGGCGGCTCAGGCTAAATGA
- a CDS encoding alpha/beta hydrolase, whose product MFRTIELSDSRFEHEGLRYVTVKTPNLRGRGDITFWSPEGANADTPLPLVILLHGVYGSHWAWSLKAGAHRTADRLMQAGQLPLFRLAMPSDGLWGDGSGYLPHNGYGFDRWIIDDVPAACPGAVSACFVAGLSMGGYGALRLMARYPDQFRAASGLSSITELAQMADFVEEPLDLYRQPDPADESVGALLLRNRDQLPPFRFDCGTDDTLLAANRTLHETLRQAGIPHEYAEYPGGHEWPYWETHLEDTLLFFGRYM is encoded by the coding sequence ATGTTTCGCACCATTGAGTTGTCGGATTCCCGGTTTGAACACGAGGGCCTTCGTTATGTTACGGTCAAAACGCCAAACCTGCGCGGGCGGGGCGATATTACTTTTTGGTCGCCTGAAGGAGCCAATGCCGACACACCCTTGCCGCTCGTGATTTTGCTGCACGGCGTGTACGGCAGTCATTGGGCCTGGAGCCTGAAAGCGGGTGCTCACCGTACCGCCGACCGGCTTATGCAGGCGGGTCAATTGCCGCTGTTTCGGTTAGCGATGCCCTCCGATGGCCTTTGGGGCGATGGCAGTGGCTACCTGCCGCACAATGGGTATGGGTTCGACCGCTGGATTATCGACGATGTACCGGCGGCTTGTCCGGGCGCGGTTTCGGCCTGTTTCGTCGCGGGGCTATCGATGGGCGGATATGGTGCTTTACGACTCATGGCCCGTTATCCCGATCAGTTCCGGGCGGCTTCGGGACTGTCGTCCATTACGGAACTGGCGCAGATGGCCGATTTTGTCGAAGAGCCTCTCGACTTGTACCGGCAACCCGACCCGGCCGACGAATCGGTGGGGGCGTTGCTGCTGCGCAACCGTGACCAGCTACCCCCGTTCCGGTTCGATTGTGGCACCGACGATACGTTGCTTGCCGCCAATCGGACTCTGCACGAAACGCTCCGACAGGCCGGTATTCCGCACGAATACGCCGAGTACCCCGGCGGGCACGAGTGGCCGTATTGGGAAACGCATCTGGAAGATACCTTGCTGTTTTTCGGACGGTATATGTAG
- a CDS encoding LLM class flavin-dependent oxidoreductase codes for MASIPFSILDLAPVPMGSTAAQALRNTLDLAQHAERWGYHRYWLAEHHNMTGVASAATAVAVGYVAGGTQTIRVGSGGIMLPNHSPLVIAEQFGTLASLYPNRIDLGVGRAPGSDQLTARALRRNLTGPDTFPQDVVELQRYFQPAADDQAIRAVPGAGLNVPVWILGSSLFGAQLAALLGLPFAFASHFAPNALMQAIDIYRSQFKPSENLAKPYLMLAINVVAAHTDAEAQRLFTSVQQQFINLRTGTPGLLPPPIDHPELLSYAAEQAGINQALRYAVVGAPETVQQGLERFIAQTQPDELITTAQIYDHTARLRSFELTAQVRDALAQQAAPQLV; via the coding sequence ATGGCATCCATTCCGTTTTCGATACTTGATCTGGCTCCCGTTCCGATGGGCAGCACAGCCGCACAAGCCCTCCGCAATACACTCGATCTGGCTCAACACGCCGAACGCTGGGGTTACCACCGCTACTGGCTGGCCGAGCACCACAACATGACCGGCGTGGCCAGTGCCGCTACAGCCGTGGCTGTCGGCTATGTGGCTGGCGGTACCCAAACCATTCGGGTTGGTTCGGGAGGTATCATGCTCCCCAACCACTCCCCGCTGGTTATTGCCGAGCAATTTGGCACTCTGGCCTCACTCTACCCCAACCGGATTGATCTGGGCGTGGGGCGGGCACCCGGCTCCGATCAGCTCACGGCCCGGGCCCTCCGCCGGAACCTGACCGGCCCCGATACTTTTCCGCAGGATGTGGTGGAGTTACAGCGGTATTTTCAGCCCGCAGCCGACGATCAGGCCATTCGGGCGGTACCCGGCGCGGGGCTGAACGTGCCCGTCTGGATTCTGGGATCGAGCTTGTTCGGGGCACAGTTAGCAGCCTTGCTGGGTTTGCCGTTTGCGTTTGCGTCGCACTTTGCGCCCAACGCGCTCATGCAGGCCATCGACATATACCGGAGCCAGTTCAAACCGTCCGAAAATCTGGCAAAACCGTATCTGATGCTGGCGATTAATGTAGTAGCTGCCCATACCGACGCCGAGGCCCAACGACTGTTTACGTCGGTACAGCAACAGTTTATCAATCTCCGAACGGGTACGCCGGGCTTACTGCCTCCCCCCATCGACCATCCCGAACTGCTCAGCTACGCGGCCGAACAGGCCGGTATTAATCAGGCACTCCGTTACGCTGTTGTGGGTGCTCCCGAAACGGTGCAACAGGGTTTAGAACGGTTTATCGCCCAAACGCAACCCGACGAGCTGATTACCACGGCTCAGATTTACGACCACACGGCCCGGCTCCGGTCGTTTGAGCTGACCGCCCAAGTGCGCGATGCTCTAGCTCAGCAAGCCGCCCCGCAACTGGTGTAA
- a CDS encoding SusC/RagA family TonB-linked outer membrane protein: MRTLAYILTGLWLVVCGRAYAQDQQVTGRVVSKTDGQGLPGVSVLVKGTTTGTATDANGDFQLNVPSGAVLQFSMIGMTSQEVPVGNQTVINVQLADDARALEEVVVVGYGTQRKIDVTGSVAQVKGEELARQPVLSATQALQSKVSGVQIINSGAPGQAPTVRIRGTGTLLGGADPLYVVDGIITEDIRNINTADITSVDVLKDASATAIYGVRAANGVVLITTRRGKTGAPSVTYDGYVGIRTPAYRVRMADSELFATYSNEAVRYDNPTAPLPFDPATAAATNTDWFKAITRTGFQQNHALSVSGGTDRSTYLFSAGYFTEKGILKGSDYNRLTLRLNNEYTLTPAFKLGHNLSLANDNSNLTGTSDPALPSTAAFSAFTNAYKQAPTVPVRNADGTYGFTSRNNVANPVAQLDYTNYRSRGLRLQGSFYGNLTVFKKVTLLSNFGIESNGSRAYTYNPVYQVSSNQRNLTSTLNTGRSNSARWLWTNTAEYNNTFAEKHTVKILAGYVAERFQDNILSAARQDVPPQSNYFYLNTGNASTATNSESGSIQTRQSYIGRVNYNYSDRYLLTATARYDGSSKFPTNNRWGFFPSVGVGWVLSEEPFLRGKTPFDQLKARVSWGKTGNDRISPSAFLYTIASGLDYAFGANQTLQQGRTITNLIDPNLRWEVTTGTDIGLEFALARNRLTGELTYYNKRTTDALFTRPIDAIFGDVDGSYLTNAASVRNRGFEFALNWRNNATNGFSYNVGVNATINRNQLEDVQGGLPINEGGLGNGQFTTRTAVGQPIGSFWVWQTDGIFQTQEEVNNTRAKVQGTKPGDFRYVDQNGDGVIDDNDRVFVGSYQPKLYFGVNGGFTYRNFDFSTDWYANFGNKVYNGKKAQRFGNENIEASRADRWTPTNPSTTEPRASNAVPIASTYYVESGSFFRVNNVTLGYTLPRELVSSLKVSRVRFYVTAQNALTIKAFSGYTPELPGSNPLNAGVELSTYPVTSAYLAGLNIGF, translated from the coding sequence ATGAGAACACTCGCTTACATCTTAACAGGATTATGGCTCGTGGTTTGTGGCCGTGCTTATGCACAGGATCAGCAGGTTACGGGTCGGGTGGTTAGTAAAACCGACGGGCAGGGGTTACCCGGCGTCAGCGTTCTGGTGAAAGGCACCACCACGGGTACCGCCACCGATGCGAACGGTGACTTTCAGCTCAATGTGCCGAGCGGGGCAGTGCTCCAGTTCAGCATGATTGGCATGACGAGTCAGGAGGTGCCGGTGGGCAATCAGACGGTTATCAACGTTCAATTGGCCGACGATGCCCGTGCTCTTGAAGAGGTGGTTGTGGTAGGCTACGGCACGCAGCGTAAGATAGACGTGACGGGCTCGGTGGCGCAGGTAAAAGGCGAAGAACTGGCCCGCCAGCCGGTGTTGTCGGCCACGCAGGCCCTACAAAGCAAGGTATCGGGGGTGCAGATTATCAACTCCGGCGCACCGGGACAGGCACCTACCGTCCGGATTCGGGGAACGGGCACGCTGCTGGGCGGGGCCGACCCGTTGTACGTAGTCGATGGGATCATTACCGAAGACATTCGGAACATCAACACGGCCGATATTACCTCGGTCGATGTGCTCAAAGATGCATCGGCCACGGCTATCTATGGGGTGCGGGCGGCCAATGGGGTCGTTTTGATCACAACCCGGCGCGGTAAAACTGGCGCACCCAGCGTGACCTACGATGGGTATGTGGGGATCAGAACTCCCGCCTACCGGGTGCGCATGGCCGATTCGGAGCTGTTTGCCACGTACAGCAACGAGGCTGTTCGTTACGATAATCCCACAGCTCCGCTGCCGTTCGACCCGGCTACGGCTGCGGCTACCAACACCGATTGGTTCAAGGCGATCACCCGCACGGGCTTCCAGCAAAATCACGCTCTCTCGGTGAGTGGTGGCACCGACCGGTCGACGTACCTCTTCAGCGCAGGCTACTTTACCGAAAAAGGGATTTTGAAAGGCTCAGACTATAACCGCCTGACTTTGCGGCTCAACAATGAATACACGCTGACACCCGCTTTCAAGCTGGGCCATAACCTGAGCTTAGCCAACGACAACTCGAACCTGACCGGTACCAGCGACCCCGCCCTGCCCAGTACGGCTGCTTTTTCGGCGTTTACCAATGCGTACAAGCAGGCTCCGACCGTGCCCGTGCGCAATGCCGACGGCACCTATGGGTTTACCTCGCGCAACAACGTGGCAAACCCCGTTGCTCAGCTCGATTACACCAATTACCGCTCACGCGGGTTGCGGCTGCAAGGCTCGTTTTACGGAAATCTGACGGTTTTCAAGAAGGTAACGCTGCTCTCCAACTTTGGTATTGAGAGCAACGGCAGCCGGGCCTATACCTACAACCCGGTGTATCAGGTGTCGTCGAATCAGCGCAATCTGACCAGTACGCTCAACACGGGCCGGTCGAATAGTGCACGCTGGTTGTGGACCAACACGGCCGAATACAACAACACGTTTGCCGAAAAGCATACCGTGAAGATACTGGCCGGTTACGTGGCCGAGCGGTTTCAGGACAACATTCTGAGTGCAGCGCGGCAGGATGTACCCCCGCAGTCGAACTACTTCTATCTGAATACCGGTAACGCGTCGACGGCAACCAACTCGGAGTCGGGCAGTATTCAAACCCGGCAGTCGTACATCGGGCGGGTCAACTACAATTATTCTGACCGGTATCTGCTCACGGCTACGGCCCGTTACGATGGGTCGAGCAAGTTTCCGACAAATAACCGCTGGGGATTCTTCCCGTCGGTGGGTGTAGGCTGGGTTCTTAGCGAAGAGCCATTCCTGCGTGGCAAAACCCCGTTCGATCAGCTAAAGGCCCGCGTAAGCTGGGGTAAAACCGGTAATGATCGTATCAGCCCCAGTGCGTTCTTGTACACCATTGCCAGCGGTCTCGACTATGCGTTTGGCGCGAATCAGACCCTGCAACAGGGCCGCACGATTACCAACCTGATCGACCCGAACCTGCGCTGGGAGGTGACCACCGGTACCGACATTGGGCTGGAGTTTGCCCTGGCCCGCAATCGCCTGACGGGTGAGTTGACGTACTACAATAAGCGAACGACCGACGCCCTCTTCACGCGCCCGATCGACGCCATTTTTGGGGATGTCGACGGCTCGTACCTGACCAATGCCGCCAGTGTGCGCAACCGTGGGTTTGAGTTTGCCCTGAACTGGCGCAACAATGCCACCAACGGATTTTCGTACAACGTGGGGGTCAATGCGACCATCAACCGCAACCAGCTTGAAGATGTACAGGGTGGCCTGCCTATTAATGAGGGTGGTCTGGGCAACGGACAGTTCACGACCCGCACCGCCGTGGGGCAGCCTATCGGGAGTTTCTGGGTATGGCAAACCGATGGCATTTTCCAGACACAGGAGGAGGTGAACAACACCCGCGCTAAAGTTCAGGGTACGAAGCCGGGCGATTTCCGGTACGTAGACCAGAACGGCGATGGCGTTATTGACGACAACGACCGCGTGTTTGTGGGCTCGTATCAGCCCAAGCTGTATTTTGGGGTGAACGGCGGGTTTACCTACCGCAATTTCGACTTCTCGACGGACTGGTACGCCAACTTTGGCAACAAGGTGTACAATGGTAAAAAGGCCCAACGCTTTGGTAATGAAAACATTGAAGCGTCGAGGGCCGACCGCTGGACTCCCACGAACCCCAGCACGACTGAGCCGCGGGCCAGCAACGCCGTGCCCATTGCATCGACGTACTATGTGGAGTCGGGGTCGTTTTTCCGGGTCAACAACGTGACGTTGGGCTACACCTTACCGCGCGAGCTGGTATCGAGCCTGAAAGTTAGCCGGGTTCGGTTCTACGTAACGGCCCAAAATGCCCTGACGATCAAAGCGTTTTCGGGATACACTCCTGAATTGCCCGGCTCTAACCCGCTCAATGCCGGTGTCGAGTTGAGCACGTACCCGGTCACATCGGCTTATCTGGCAGGTCTGAATATTGGCTTTTAA
- a CDS encoding RagB/SusD family nutrient uptake outer membrane protein, with protein sequence MKTLQKILTYAGVGGLLVAGGCSQSFLDVPPQGQQTPTDFFSSNADAATSLVNAVYAKMVDWNFHSFSWNGITSIASDDADKGSSPGDTGTDKDQLDNFTFTPSSISFNEVWGGHYEAIARANQALDNLPALSINDTLKNRLIGEASFLRAYFYFNLVRAFGGVPLITKVADPTSQSDIQNGRVRATAAQVYAQIETDLNTAIANLPEKSQYNAADLGRASKGAAKTLLAKVSMYQKKWDVVLRLTDEVIASGQYSLLPNYGELWRESSENGVESIFEIQGRGVTPNKGVQGYFESQGARGENGWGWGFNTPSEDLFKAYETGDTRRTGTIIERGTTLWDGRVVSPNAENPRYNYKAYVSFTRETNNGNTWETGKNVRVLRYAELLLMNAEAANELGQSAKALTALNRVRARARGGATGVLPDLTTTVQTNLRQAIWRERRVELAFEHDRYFDLVRQGRAAEVYRALGKNFVAGKHELFPIPQPQIQLSGGQLTQNPGY encoded by the coding sequence ATGAAAACGCTTCAAAAAATTCTAACCTACGCCGGTGTTGGCGGTCTTCTGGTTGCGGGTGGGTGTTCGCAGTCGTTTCTCGACGTACCCCCGCAGGGTCAGCAAACACCCACGGATTTCTTTTCGAGCAATGCCGACGCGGCTACGAGTCTGGTCAATGCGGTGTATGCCAAAATGGTCGACTGGAACTTCCACTCGTTCTCGTGGAATGGCATCACAAGCATTGCCTCCGACGATGCTGATAAGGGAAGCTCGCCCGGCGATACTGGCACTGATAAGGATCAGCTCGATAACTTCACGTTTACCCCGTCGAGCATTTCGTTCAACGAGGTGTGGGGTGGGCATTATGAGGCCATCGCCCGCGCCAATCAGGCGCTGGACAACCTGCCCGCGTTGAGCATCAACGATACGCTCAAAAACCGGCTCATTGGCGAAGCCAGTTTTCTGCGGGCGTACTTCTACTTCAATCTGGTGCGTGCGTTTGGGGGGGTACCGCTGATTACCAAAGTCGCCGATCCAACCAGTCAAAGCGATATTCAGAATGGGCGCGTGCGGGCCACAGCTGCTCAGGTGTACGCCCAAATCGAGACCGATCTGAACACGGCTATTGCCAACCTGCCCGAAAAATCGCAGTACAACGCGGCCGATTTGGGTCGGGCGTCGAAAGGAGCAGCCAAAACGTTGCTGGCTAAGGTGTCGATGTACCAGAAAAAATGGGATGTGGTGCTCCGGCTTACCGACGAGGTGATTGCCTCCGGGCAGTACTCGCTCTTGCCAAACTATGGCGAACTCTGGCGTGAGTCGTCGGAGAACGGTGTTGAGTCGATTTTTGAGATTCAGGGCCGGGGCGTAACGCCCAACAAGGGGGTACAGGGGTACTTTGAGTCGCAGGGGGCGCGGGGCGAAAACGGCTGGGGCTGGGGTTTCAACACCCCCTCTGAAGACCTTTTCAAAGCCTACGAAACAGGCGATACACGCCGGACAGGCACCATCATCGAGCGAGGAACGACCCTATGGGACGGCCGGGTGGTGAGCCCCAACGCCGAAAACCCACGGTATAACTACAAAGCATACGTGAGCTTCACCCGTGAAACGAACAACGGAAACACCTGGGAAACGGGTAAAAACGTGCGGGTGCTGCGGTATGCCGAATTGCTGCTGATGAATGCCGAAGCCGCCAATGAGCTGGGGCAGTCGGCCAAGGCCCTGACCGCGCTCAACCGGGTTCGGGCGCGGGCACGGGGTGGAGCTACGGGCGTTTTGCCCGACCTGACCACTACAGTTCAGACTAACCTCCGGCAGGCTATCTGGCGCGAACGCCGGGTCGAGCTGGCCTTTGAACATGACCGTTACTTCGATTTGGTACGTCAGGGGCGGGCCGCCGAGGTGTACCGGGCACTGGGTAAAAACTTTGTGGCTGGTAAGCACGAGCTGTTCCCGATCCCACAGCCGCAGATTCAGCTCAGCGGGGGGCAACTAACCCAAAATCCGGGGTATTAA
- a CDS encoding glucoamylase family protein translates to MKQLLILLLLSGCVQLARCQSRPQTVAPTTPAFSLSGSDATFLDSLQRDTFRYFWETTNPQNGLVPDRAPTNSFASIAAVGFGLTSYLVGVERGYITRVQAAERTLQTLRFFANAPQAEQAAGVAGYKGFFYHFLDMKTGTRFKQVELSTIDTALLLGGILSAQTYFDGNTPAETEIRQLADLIYGRADWTWFLNKDKFVSMGWHPESGFIKSDWRGYNEAMLLYVLALGSPTHPLEPGVWQAWTHSYPWATFYDQPHVNFDPLFGHQYSHVWIDFRGIKDEYMRGRGIDYFENSRRATYANRAYCMANPGRWQDYSSTIWGLTACDGPKDTLVNGRQFFSYRARGAASTQIVDDGTIAPTAAGGSMAFAPEICLPALRAMKTRYGAKLYGPYGFRDAFNPTYRYRALSANGSTAQGWFDIDYLGIDQGPILLMAENLRSGFIWKLMQKNPHIRRGLVKAGFTGGWLGQ, encoded by the coding sequence ATGAAGCAACTCCTTATTTTATTGCTCCTCAGCGGCTGTGTTCAGTTGGCGCGCTGCCAGTCTCGACCGCAAACGGTGGCCCCGACCACACCGGCGTTTAGCCTGTCGGGGAGCGATGCGACGTTTCTGGATAGTCTGCAACGCGACACGTTTCGGTACTTCTGGGAGACCACTAACCCCCAAAACGGCCTCGTGCCCGACCGCGCCCCGACCAACTCATTTGCCAGTATTGCCGCCGTGGGCTTTGGTCTGACTTCGTACCTTGTGGGCGTGGAGCGGGGGTACATCACGCGGGTGCAGGCGGCCGAGCGAACCCTGCAAACGCTCCGTTTCTTTGCCAACGCACCTCAGGCTGAGCAGGCTGCCGGGGTGGCTGGTTACAAAGGATTTTTCTACCATTTTCTGGATATGAAAACCGGCACCCGCTTCAAACAGGTCGAATTGTCGACTATCGACACGGCGCTGCTGTTGGGCGGGATTCTGAGTGCGCAAACCTATTTCGACGGAAACACACCCGCCGAAACAGAAATACGTCAGTTGGCCGATCTGATCTACGGCCGCGCCGACTGGACTTGGTTTTTGAACAAAGACAAGTTTGTGTCGATGGGCTGGCACCCGGAGTCAGGGTTTATCAAAAGCGACTGGCGGGGCTACAACGAAGCCATGTTGTTGTATGTGCTGGCGCTGGGGTCGCCTACGCACCCGCTAGAGCCGGGCGTATGGCAAGCCTGGACCCACTCGTACCCCTGGGCTACGTTCTACGACCAGCCACACGTCAACTTCGACCCCTTGTTTGGGCATCAGTATTCGCACGTCTGGATCGATTTTCGGGGCATCAAAGACGAGTACATGCGGGGGCGGGGTATCGACTACTTCGAGAATTCGCGCCGGGCAACTTACGCCAATCGCGCCTATTGCATGGCTAACCCCGGCCGCTGGCAGGACTACAGCTCCACCATTTGGGGGCTTACTGCGTGCGACGGCCCGAAGGACACGCTTGTAAACGGCAGGCAGTTTTTCTCGTACCGGGCGCGGGGAGCCGCCAGCACACAGATTGTGGACGATGGCACCATTGCCCCTACGGCTGCGGGTGGGTCGATGGCCTTTGCCCCCGAAATTTGCCTGCCTGCCCTCCGGGCAATGAAAACCCGCTATGGTGCAAAGCTGTACGGCCCGTACGGTTTCCGCGACGCCTTTAACCCGACATACCGGTACCGGGCGTTGTCGGCCAATGGGTCTACTGCACAGGGCTGGTTTGATATCGACTACCTCGGCATCGATCAGGGGCCAATTTTGCTCATGGCCGAAAACCTGCGTTCGGGCTTTATCTGGAAACTGATGCAGAAAAATCCGCACATCCGGCGGGGACTTGTGAAAGCAGGCTTCACGGGCGGCTGGCTGGGGCAGTAA